One Desmodus rotundus isolate HL8 chromosome 4, HLdesRot8A.1, whole genome shotgun sequence DNA segment encodes these proteins:
- the TBC1D12 gene encoding TBC1 domain family member 12 isoform X3 produces MVAEAKKREIKEAHKRKKIMKERFKQEENIANAMVIWINEILPNWEVMRSTRRVRELWWQGLPPSVRGKVWSLAVGNELNITPELYEIFLSRAKERWKSFSETSSENDTEGVSVADREASLELIKLDISRTFPSLYIFQKGGPYHDVLHSILGAYTCYRPDVGYVQGMSFIAAVLILNLEEADAFIAFANLLNKPCQLAFFRVDHSMMLKYFATFEVFFEENLSKLFLHFKSYSLTPDIYLIDWIFTLYSKSLPLDLACRVWDVFCRDGEEFLFRTGLGILRLYEDILLQMDFIHIAQFLTKLPEDITSEKLFSCIAAIQMQNSTKKWTQVFASVMKDIKEGDKNSSPALKS; encoded by the exons ATGGTGGCTGAGGCTAAAAAACGAG aaattaaagaagcacacaaaaggaaaaaaataatgaaagaacgatttaaacaggaagaaaatattgcaaatgcaATGGTAATTTGGATCAATGAAATACTGCCCAATTGGGAAGTAAT GCGTAGTACGAGAAGAGTTCGAGAATTGTGGTGGCAGGGATTGCCCCCTAGTGTTCGTGGGAAAGTTTGGAGTCTAGCTGTAGGAAATGAACTAAATATCACTCCTG AACTTTATGAAATCTTCCTATCAAGAGCGAAGGAACGGTGGAAAAGCTTCAGTGAAACAAGTTCAGAGAATGATACAGAAg GTGTATCTGTTGCTGATCGGGAGGCCAGTCTGGAATTAATTAAGTTGGACATATCCCGTACATTTCCATCTCTCTACATCTTTCAGAAG GGTGGCCCATATCATGATGTCTTACATAGTATCTTAGGGGCATATACATGTTACAGACCTGATGTTGGTTAT gTCCAAGGGATGTCCTTCATAGCAGCAGTTCTCATTCTCAATTTGGAAGAGGCAGATGCCTTCATTGCATTTGCAAATCTCCTGAATAAGCCATGCCAGTTGGCCTTCTTCCGTGTGGATCACAGCATG atgttgaaatattttgcaacatttgaagtattttttgaagaaaatctcTCGAAactatttcttcatttcaaatcTTACAGTCTTACACCCGACATATATTTGATAGACTG GATCTTCACTCTATATAGCAAATCACTACCACTTGATCTCGCATGTCGAGTCTGGGATGTATTTTGCAGAGATGGGGAGGAATTTTTATTTAGGACTGGATTAGGAATCCTCCGATTATATGAAGATATCCTCCTACAGATGGATTTTATTCATATAGCACAGTTTCTAACTAAATTACCAGAAGATATCACATCAGAAAAGCTGTTCAGCTGTATTGCAGCCATTCAGATGCAAAATAGCACCAAAAAATGGACTCAG